In Brevibacillus brevis NBRC 100599, a single genomic region encodes these proteins:
- a CDS encoding basic amino acid ABC transporter substrate-binding protein: protein MRIGTNWFKSLALVVGVGMLLAGCGSGGQQTSGSGGASGGSADKVYVVGTDAAYPPFQMLEADKISGHDIDVMNAIAEAGGFKIEWKNTGWDPLFDGLDKGTVDIGISSITITEKRKEKYDFSDSYFEANQLILVAEDSPVTKLADLKGKKIGVQAATTGEEVVKKAFGDTYEGLKGYDDMPSSVDDFFNGRVDAVIGDNGVLSYYVNKVKDKKFKLIKDDSFEKEFYGIIVKKGNADAINKINDGLKKIKENGKLQEIYTQYFGNK, encoded by the coding sequence ATGCGTATCGGGACAAATTGGTTCAAATCGCTCGCGTTGGTCGTCGGTGTGGGGATGCTCCTCGCAGGCTGTGGATCGGGTGGTCAGCAAACGTCTGGTAGTGGCGGAGCGAGTGGTGGTTCGGCTGACAAGGTTTACGTAGTGGGTACAGATGCGGCATATCCACCGTTCCAAATGCTTGAGGCTGACAAGATTAGTGGCCATGACATCGATGTGATGAACGCGATCGCGGAAGCTGGCGGATTCAAGATCGAATGGAAAAACACCGGGTGGGACCCGCTTTTTGATGGACTGGATAAAGGGACGGTTGATATTGGAATCTCGTCTATCACGATCACGGAGAAGCGCAAGGAGAAATACGATTTTTCGGACTCATACTTTGAAGCGAATCAACTCATTCTGGTAGCGGAAGATTCTCCAGTGACGAAGCTGGCAGATTTGAAAGGCAAGAAGATCGGGGTTCAAGCTGCGACCACGGGTGAAGAAGTGGTCAAAAAAGCGTTTGGAGATACCTATGAAGGCTTGAAGGGCTATGATGATATGCCATCTTCCGTCGATGACTTCTTTAATGGTCGAGTCGATGCAGTAATTGGCGACAATGGCGTTTTGTCATACTACGTGAATAAAGTAAAAGATAAGAAGTTTAAGCTGATAAAAGATGATTCCTTTGAAAAGGAATTTTACGGAATTATCGTGAAAAAGGGCAATGCCGATGCGATTAACAAAATTAACGACGGATTGAAAAAGATAAAAGAAAATGGAAAGCTGCAGGAAATTTACACCCAGTACTTTGGCAATAAGTAG
- a CDS encoding putative motility protein → MNAVQLKQAVTISLTKQVQETAQAQASIMLEGFAKTQQNVQAAQASHPSLGKTIDIRA, encoded by the coding sequence GTGAATGCCGTACAATTAAAGCAAGCTGTTACCATTAGTTTGACGAAGCAGGTGCAGGAGACTGCGCAAGCGCAAGCTTCTATCATGTTGGAGGGTTTTGCTAAGACGCAGCAAAATGTTCAAGCCGCGCAGGCAAGTCATCCATCTCTTGGAAAAACGATCGATATTCGTGCATAA
- the fliS gene encoding flagellar export chaperone FliS, whose translation MLQNAAQTYQSNQVTTANPADLTLMLYNGALKFIKQAKVALEEKDVIKSHEASLKVQNILYELISTLKSDYEISKEFAKLYEYMLQRTIEANMHKDVNILLEVEDLFIQFRDTWKEAMLLAKKQG comes from the coding sequence ATGTTACAAAATGCTGCACAAACATACCAGTCCAACCAGGTAACAACCGCTAATCCTGCTGATTTGACACTAATGCTGTACAATGGAGCACTTAAGTTTATTAAACAGGCAAAAGTAGCTTTAGAGGAAAAGGACGTAATAAAATCTCACGAGGCATCATTGAAAGTTCAGAATATCCTTTATGAGCTAATATCCACTTTAAAAAGCGACTATGAGATCTCCAAGGAATTCGCCAAACTCTACGAATATATGCTTCAACGTACGATTGAGGCGAACATGCACAAAGACGTTAACATTCTTTTAGAAGTAGAAGACCTGTTTATTCAATTCCGAGACACTTGGAAAGAAGCCATGCTTTTGGCGAAGAAACAAGGGTAA
- a CDS encoding flagellar protein FliT, translating to MEMTVDVLLNSLLETTLRLEKVVSVKDSEPDAWLSILDEREEMISQIQHQGLDNESLSALQKQQLEQIYEINQRLIPLIDGRMQGVQQQLNSLQRSKLAMNTYNEAGPNGYGAFFDRKK from the coding sequence ATGGAAATGACAGTCGATGTTCTTCTAAATAGTCTGCTAGAAACAACATTACGCTTAGAGAAAGTAGTAAGTGTAAAGGATTCTGAACCAGATGCATGGTTGTCCATATTGGACGAAAGAGAAGAAATGATTTCTCAAATACAGCATCAGGGTTTAGACAATGAATCGCTATCTGCCTTGCAAAAGCAACAGCTGGAGCAAATTTACGAGATTAACCAACGCCTCATTCCCCTGATCGATGGAAGAATGCAAGGCGTCCAGCAACAACTTAACAGCCTCCAACGAAGCAAGCTCGCAATGAATACGTACAACGAAGCAGGTCCAAACGGCTATGGTGCCTTTTTCGACCGCAAAAAGTAA
- a CDS encoding motility protein A has translation MSTKRRSLVLIGAVLLIFIHAVYLNGTLSDLLNVTAVELVALSVVMSYAVKRKHLDLKKIWRLLIHGRQSNVEETIKRFYYYALVQKEQGYIALEKELQQEPDSFIQRGCLLAVEGVPEEELRLILENELKGEQYRYQQSAGFFRLISLLAPGMGLVGTLLGMTGVLKSLEDMALTGHSLSAAVVATLYGALLANLFALPCYYRLMDLYDREMFEKRLFIEGCVGLQRMETPRLLFEKLNSFLPGDQKLVLIKEAGSMKGTIERQDRYA, from the coding sequence TTGTCCACAAAACGTCGCTCACTCGTCTTAATCGGAGCCGTCCTCCTCATCTTCATACACGCGGTCTACCTAAACGGAACCTTATCGGACCTCCTCAACGTAACCGCCGTCGAGCTAGTCGCGCTCTCCGTTGTCATGTCCTACGCAGTCAAACGTAAGCATCTCGACTTGAAAAAAATCTGGCGCCTGCTCATTCACGGTCGGCAAAGCAACGTCGAAGAAACGATCAAGCGCTTCTACTACTATGCGCTCGTCCAGAAGGAACAGGGCTATATCGCGCTCGAAAAGGAGCTGCAACAAGAACCCGATTCGTTTATCCAGCGAGGATGCTTACTGGCGGTCGAGGGTGTTCCCGAAGAAGAGCTGCGTCTAATTCTGGAGAACGAGCTAAAGGGCGAGCAGTATCGCTACCAACAGTCGGCAGGGTTCTTCCGTCTGATCAGCTTGCTGGCACCGGGGATGGGGCTGGTAGGTACGCTCTTGGGGATGACGGGTGTACTGAAGTCGCTCGAAGACATGGCCTTGACCGGACACAGCCTGAGCGCAGCGGTCGTGGCGACGTTGTATGGCGCGCTCTTGGCGAACTTGTTCGCGTTGCCATGCTACTACCGCCTGATGGATCTGTACGACCGGGAAATGTTTGAAAAGCGTCTTTTCATCGAAGGCTGTGTTGGTCTCCAGCGCATGGAGACACCACGCTTGTTGTTTGAAAAGCTGAACTCCTTCTTGCCAGGTGACCAAAAGCTGGTGCTGATTAAAGAAGCAGGCAGCATGAAGGGCACGATTGAAAGGCAGGACCGCTATGCATGA
- a CDS encoding OmpA/MotB family protein, which translates to MHDDRLYDEKELEKSWLLSYSDLITLLFVIVIIIAATQTKSIQSQKEDVQKEKASLEKVHESLDLLNLQKLELQREVYQLEARQKELKGEKVKEGSEDTANVPKRPMGLSDSSERDMETVRNQLSSALAELNLDYEETEEGLRIRLPETILFTSGSADLQAQGKQVVGTVAGVLKRFEHKVRIEGYTDDVPISRSSFQSNWELSSARAISVMREMVDANSLPASRFTVAGLGEYKPLVDNSNAENRAKNRRVEIVILGEK; encoded by the coding sequence ATGCATGACGACCGGTTATACGACGAAAAAGAGCTAGAAAAAAGCTGGCTGCTTAGCTACAGTGACCTGATTACACTGTTGTTCGTGATCGTGATTATTATTGCGGCGACACAGACGAAGAGCATTCAGTCACAAAAGGAAGATGTCCAAAAAGAAAAAGCGAGCTTGGAGAAGGTACATGAGAGTCTCGACCTGCTCAACCTGCAAAAGCTGGAGCTACAGCGAGAGGTCTACCAATTGGAGGCTCGCCAGAAGGAGCTCAAGGGAGAAAAAGTAAAAGAAGGCTCCGAAGACACCGCAAACGTGCCGAAGCGGCCGATGGGCCTGTCTGACTCGAGTGAGCGCGATATGGAGACGGTACGCAACCAGCTATCCTCCGCTTTGGCTGAGCTGAATCTCGACTACGAGGAGACCGAGGAAGGCCTGCGTATCCGTTTGCCGGAAACAATTTTGTTTACGAGTGGTTCGGCAGACCTACAGGCCCAAGGGAAGCAAGTCGTCGGGACGGTAGCAGGGGTTTTGAAGCGCTTTGAGCACAAGGTGCGAATCGAGGGCTATACAGATGATGTGCCGATATCTCGCAGCTCCTTCCAATCCAACTGGGAGCTATCCTCAGCGCGCGCGATCTCTGTCATGCGTGAAATGGTGGATGCTAACTCCTTACCAGCGTCTCGCTTTACAGTGGCTGGCTTGGGCGAGTACAAACCGCTTGTGGATAACTCCAACGCGGAGAACCGTGCGAAGAATCGTCGGGTAGAGATCGTGATTTTGGGGGAAAAATAA